From the Endozoicomonas sp. Mp262 genome, the window TCATTTCAATGTATTTGACGAGCCACTGAATATGCCAAACGCATTGAAATAATGTACTAAATCTATGAATAGTCATAAAAATCGGGACAATTTATGAAATACCCCGGTTAAGTCCGGAGGCGCGCATTTTCCATTGTTTTCTTATAATTTGAAACGTCTTTTCGGCAAACCACACAAGGTTTACTTGAAGAATTGATCCAACTGCCCTACCCTCGTTGTCCCGGAGGCGTACCCTTGATTTAGCCTATGCAAACCAACATCCCGGTTAAGTCAGAGGCATTCCTTATTACATCCTTTAGGGGCTGTTTTCACTATAGCGACGATAGCGCTCCCCAGGATGGTGCCAATGTACTTTGCCCAGCTCAGTGCAAACGGCATGGAGATTAGCGCTTAGCACCACCAGCCTGGAACCTTGGAAAAGACACACCACTCAATGGTGAGTCCTTATATCAAGGTAAAAAAGACTGTGTCCGCCAGGCACAGGCAACAATTAAATGCAGTAATATCATGAGAAGCCGAAAAGAAGTCATCCGTCAACTGGACCGGATAGACCGGAATATTTTACGCACCCTTCAAGACAATGGCCGTATTTCCTATGTAGACCTGGCAGACAAAGTAGGTCTGAGCACAACCCCCTGTATGGAAAGGGTCAAACGGCTGGAGCGTGAGGGCATTATTCAGGGTTATAGTGCCCGGCTGAACCCAAGTTATTTGCAGGCAGGGTTATTGATTTTTGTTGAAATCAGCCTATATTCAAAATCTGCCGATATTTTTGATGACTTCAGAAAAGCCGTTGCCGAACTACCGAATGTGCTGGAATGCCATTTGGTATCAGGGCACTTTGATTACCTGATTAAAGCCCGTATATCAGAGATGGCCTCTTACCGGGAGCTCCTGGGCGATATTCTGTTAAAACTGCCCGGGGTCAGAGAGTCCAAAAGCTATATTGTCATGGAGGAGTTAAAAGAGACTCTCAGTTTGCCCATACCAGAATAAGCCGACTATTCAGCCGGTTACTTTATAGTCCCTGATAAAATAGTTCAGCGCCACGGCGTCCTGTTCAGGGATATCACACAACGAGAAACCGGCCGCATAATCCTTTTCTTCATTAATGCTCTGGCACCAGACACACTCGGCAATTAATGATACGTTATGTTGACTCTCATGGGGGCCAGGCAAAATCAGAGTCACGTTTCTAACTTCAGACGGACGAATGCCCCGGTCTGTCACCAGACTAAAGCCACCTCTGGAGACATTCTCGAGAATACCAATACTAAGCCCGGTATCATTGTCCAGTACTTCAGCAGGCTTATCCAGCTGCTTTCGGGGAAATCGGCGTTTTTCCTGTACCGTGCTATTCATTGCCGTCTTCTCTCTATTTATTGTTAAGCCACCAAGATAACCAGTTTTCTGACTAAAGACAAAATTTCTTATTCCCTTGACAAAGGGTATACAACTCCCATGTAATTCCATTAAGAGATAACAGCTCTTGGAGGCAGTCCTAGGGGCTGTTGACGTTTGCTCGTGTGCTCAGCCAAAACCAGCGGTTTTGTGGCTAGACGCAGTAGCGCAGGAAGACTCACGTCTTTCAAGCTACTGCAACGACGGCACGGAATCGCTGGTTTTGGCCCTTCGGGTGGCTCGTAAAGCGGCTTTCCGACTGCGTTGGACTGGCTTGACGTAGAATAACTATGCCTGCACCAGTCCTCCCGGTGTGCCCCATTGGGTATTGCGGAAAACCGCTTTACGAGCCACTGAGCTCACGATCAAACGTCAACAGCCCCTAAAAACCTGCTTCTTATTATATAAACAGCCCTTAACCCAAAGGGGCTAAATCCAGTACTTCGCTTATGCATCCCCAGCGAGGATGCCGGGAACGGGAGACAGTTCTGGTTCACGTCTCACTGACCACTTGATACTAAAATAAATGTAATAAAACCAATAACAACAACAGAGCCACCTGCTCTGGAGCATTCGGAGGGATCCCGACATGTTCAGAGAGATTACCGAGGCCCGGGTGAATGACCTTCACTGCCGATATGACGAAGAAAGCGGCCTCCAGTCAATCATAGCTATCCACAGTACCCGCCGGGGGCCAGCCCTGGGTGGCTGTAGGATTATTCCCTACAACTCCTCTGAAGAAGCTGTCACTGACGCCATCAGACTCGCCAAAGGCATGAGTTACAAGGCGGCTCTTGCCGGACTTAATCTTGGCGGTGGCAAAGCCGTCATCATGGAGCCGCCGCAACCCTATGACCGACAGCGGCTATTCTCTGCCTTTGGCCGTTTTGTCGAAGAGTTAAATGGCCGCTATATCACCGCTATGGACAGCGGCACCTCCGTCAGTGATATGGACACCATCAATAGTCAGACAAGGCA encodes:
- a CDS encoding Lrp/AsnC ligand binding domain-containing protein; amino-acid sequence: MRSRKEVIRQLDRIDRNILRTLQDNGRISYVDLADKVGLSTTPCMERVKRLEREGIIQGYSARLNPSYLQAGLLIFVEISLYSKSADIFDDFRKAVAELPNVLECHLVSGHFDYLIKARISEMASYRELLGDILLKLPGVRESKSYIVMEELKETLSLPIPE
- a CDS encoding PilZ domain-containing protein, whose product is MNSTVQEKRRFPRKQLDKPAEVLDNDTGLSIGILENVSRGGFSLVTDRGIRPSEVRNVTLILPGPHESQHNVSLIAECVWCQSINEEKDYAAGFSLCDIPEQDAVALNYFIRDYKVTG